One window of Fusarium keratoplasticum isolate Fu6.1 chromosome 2, whole genome shotgun sequence genomic DNA carries:
- a CDS encoding KRR1 small subunit processome component codes for MEPSGPTCLCVFLHLGSSGKKNLGIASWETHPSFLQPHPRNYTANMPSTHKKEKPWDTDDIDKWKVDVFTPKDNVGGTFAEESSFATLFPKYREVYLKEAWPLVTKALEKTGIACTLDLVEGSMTVKTTRKTFDPAAILNARDLIKLLARSVPAPQAIKILDDGVACDIIKIRSLVRNKERFVKRRQRILGPNGSTLKALELLTETYILVHGNTVSAMGPYKGLKEMRRVVEDCMANIHPIYHIKELMIKRELAKDPELANESWDRFLPNFKKKTLSRRRVPLKVTDKSKKVYTPFPPAPEKSKVDMQIESGEYFLGKQGKERAAQEERKEKQKQRKEDKAKEREAEFVPPEEGGRPKKKRKKSDE; via the coding sequence ATGGAACCAAGTGGCCCCACTTGTCTCTGCGTCTTCTTGCATCTGGGCAGCTCCGGAAAAAAAAACTTGGGAATCGCATCTTGGGAAACTCACCCATCttttcttcaacctcatcctcgcaaTTACACGGCCAACATGCCCTCTACtcacaagaaggagaagccgTGGGATACGGACGACATTGACAAGTGGAAGGTCGATGTTTTCACCCCAAAGGACAATGTCGGAGGCACTTTTGCTGAAGAGTCTTCGTTCGCGACTCTATTCCCCAAATACCGAGAAGTCTACCTGAAGGAGGCCTGGCCTCTCGTCACCAAGGCGCTCGAAAAGACTGGCATCGCCTGCACCCTGGATTTGGTCGAGGGTTCCATGACCGTCAAGACTACTCGAAAAACATTTGATCCCGCCGCCATCCTCAACGCACGcgacctcatcaagctccttgcTCGAAGTGTCCCCGCGCCACAAGCcatcaagatcctcgacgaTGGCGTCGCCTGCGATATCATCAAGATCCGCAGCCTCGTCCGGAATAAGGAGAGATTTGTCAAGCGACGACAAAGAATACTCGGACCCAACGGTTCgaccctcaaggccctcgagctGCTCACGGAGACATACATCCTGGTCCACGGTAACACGGTGTCTGCCATGGGCCCCTACAAGGGCTTGAAGGAGATGCGGAGAGTGGTGGAGGACTGCATGGCCAACATCCACCCGATCTACcacatcaaggagctcatgaTCAAGCGCGAGCTCGCAAAGGATCCCGAGCTGGCCAACGAGAGCTGGGACCGCTTCCTCCCCaacttcaagaagaagacgctcAGCCGACGACGCGTGCCTCTCAAGGTCAccgacaagtccaagaaggtcTACACGCCGTTCCCCCCGGCCCCcgagaagagcaaggtcGACATGCAGATCGAGTCGGGCGAGTACTTCCTGGGCaagcagggcaaggagcGCGCCGCGCAGGAGGagcgcaaggagaagcagaagcagcgaaaggaggacaaggccaaggagcgcGAGGCCGAGTTCGTCCCGCCGGAAGAGGGAGGCcgacccaagaagaagcgcaagaagtCGGACGAGTAA
- a CDS encoding Protein kinase domain-containing protein, whose amino-acid sequence MASPTPPGERPRSQDLSAPEPSQKPEEPAVAQEKAAEDAPGVRFSAAVQEISPTEPAAPEQSSSSPEQEAPSSSFTEVTADQLKAFTKSLHGRPLQEVRLTSCQFEPFSLPPSRVPSHEDESGQSTRLPTPTSANFQSTHSSPRLSALASPPLTPAGSGQASTERKPREGSAANEPPIITPQPSSSHEKPTPAPDRRPSTHRATSDHEVRRASSAEEQHKSHRRGMFGVGPGSVPVSRESSPSRSSASNFYSKPVTPGGDINDPYAKNRRPAPAPHATKNSIDPRFIFSRKKKHSSPHGSKSNVNEKRASSIFGSAKNSTEDLSHNDSAATGIIHPGHGSMADLKRFFRKSGHHHKKRDSSPAPSIKLGKSPLASRSTQQLPFGDDHGLSSKYGKLGKFLGSGAGGSVRLMKRKDDGTVFAVKEFRARHTYETEKEYNKKVTAEFCVGSTLHHGNIIETLDILQEKGRWYEVMEYAPFDLFAIVMTGRMSREEITCCFLQILNGVTYLHSVGLAHRDLKLDNVVVSSKGIMKIIDFGSAHVFKYPFETDTVPAKGIVGSDPYLAPEVYDSKEYDAVAVDIWSLAIIFCCMTLRRFPWKLPRMTDNSFKLFAADPTPGHDPKKLIVPSKSTNDLTTTPARDFLAEDEVKRKSHHERKEETSAQPSASTGDSKAPASGGDKKEVIRGPWRILRLLPRESRHIVSRMLELDPKKRARMDEILQEPWVADTVICQQFDHGEVVPADNHTHILEPPANQQPEKK is encoded by the exons ATGGCATCTCCTACTCCTCCTGGTGAGCGTCCTCGCTCCCAGGACCTTTCTG CTCCAGAGCCCTCCCAGAAACCTGAAGAGCCTGCGGTCGCCCAGGAAAAGGCGGCCGAAGATGCTCCTGGCGTCCGCTTCTCTGCTGCCGTCCAGGAGATCTCACCTACCGAACCCGCCGCTCCCGAGCAGTCGTCATCGAGCCCAGAACAGGAGGCCCCGTCGAGCTCCTTCACAGAGGTCACCGCCGACCAACTCAAAGCTTTCACCAAATCACTCCACGGCCGACCTCTCCAGGAAGTTCGTCTGACCAGCTGTCAATTCGAGCCCTTCTCTCTTCCACCGTCCAGA GTCCCGTCTCATGAAGATGAATCGGGTCAGTCCACAAGACTGCCCACCCCTACCTCGGCCAACTTCCAATCCACACACAGCAGCCCACGACTTTCTGCATTGGCGTCTCCTCCCCTGACTCCCGCAGGATCCGGTCAAGCTAGTACCGAACGGAAGCCCAGGGAAGGGTCGGCAGCGAACGAACCCCCAATTATCACCCCTCAACCATCGTCTTCGCACGAGAAGCCCACGCCAGCTCCTGACAGGAGACCCTCTACACACCGAGCCACCTCGGATCATGAGGTTCGTAGAGCTTCGTCAGCCGAGGAGCAGCACAAGTCCCACCGTCGGGGCATGTTTGGTGTTGGCCCCGGGTCTGTGCCTGTTTCCAGAGAATCCAGCCCTTCTCGAAGCTCAGCATCCAACTTCTACTCCAAACCAGTCACCCCTGGTGGCGATATCAACGACCCTTATGCAAAGAACCGCCGGCCCGCACCCGCGCCACATGCGACCAAAAACTCAATCGACCCCAGGTTTATCTTTTCTAGGAAGAAGAAACACAGCTCGCCCCATGGATCCAAGTCAAACGTGAACGAGAAGCGTGCTTCGTCAATTTTTGGAAGTGCCAAGAACAGCACTGAGGACCTTTCGCACAACGATAGCGCCGCCACTGGTATCATCCACCCAGGTCATGGCTCTATGGCAGATCTGAAGCGCTTCTTCCGGAAGTCAGGCCATCATCACAAAAAGAGGGACTCTTCCCCAGCGCCATCGATCAAGCTGGGAAAGTCGCCCCTGGCTTCCAGGTCCACTCAGCAGTTGCCTTTTGGAGACGATCATGGGTTGTCTTCCAAATACGGCAAGCTCGGCAAGTTTCTGGGATCTGGTGCCGGCGGTTCGGTACGATTGATGAAGCGCAAGGACGATGGTACTGTGTTTGCTGTCAAGGAATTCCGCGCAAGGCACACATACGAAACCGAGAAGGAGTACAACAAAAAGGTCACGGCCGAGTTTTGCGTTGGATCGACTCTCCACCATGGCAACATCATCGAGACGTTGGATATCTTGCAGGAAAAGGGCAGGTGGTACGAAGTCATGGAGTACGCACCGTTCGATCTGTTCGCGATCGTTATGACCGGTCGGATGTCTCGGGAAGAGATAACGTGCTGCTTCCTGCAGATCCTCAATGGCGTGACATATCTGCACAGCGTGGGCCTTGCTCACCGCGACCTCAAGCTGGACAATGTGGTTGTCAGCAGCAAGGGCATCATGAAGATTATCGACTTTGGTAGCGCCCATGTCTTCAAGTACCCCTTCGAGACTGACACCGTACCCGCGAAGG GTATCGTTGGCTCTGATCCTTACCTCGCCCCTGAGGTTTACGACTCCAAGGAGTACGATGCCGTGGCAGTGGATATTTGGTCACTGGCCATTATTTTCTGCTGCATGACTCTGCGCCGATTCCCTTGGAAGCTGCCGCGTATGACGGATAATTCATTCAAGCTGTTTGCGGCGGATCCAACTCCTGGGCATGATCCGAAGAAGCTGATCGTGCCCTCCAAGTCAACGAACGACCTGACCACCACCCCGGCACGGGACTTCTTGGCTGAGGATGAAGTAAAGCGAAAGTCTCATCATGAGCGAAAGGAGGAGACGAGTGCGCAGCCATCGGCTTCTACGGGTGATTCCAAGGCACCTGCCTCTGGAggcgacaagaaggaagTCATCCGAGGCCCGTGGCGCATTTTGCGGCTACTCCCGAGAGAAAGTCGACATATCGTTAGCAGGATGCTCGAGCTCGACCCCAAAAAGCGGGCTCGAATGGATGAGATCCTCCAAGAGCCGTGGGTTGCCGACACGGTCATCTGCCAGCAGTTCGACCACGGCGAGGTGGTGCCGGCCGATAATCACACTCACATCTTGGAACCGCCGGCTAACCAGCAGCCGGAGAAGAAGTAA